In Methanocella paludicola SANAE, the sequence AAGTTGCCGTTAGCGGGCCGCCGGCAGCATGACGACGAAGCGGGTGCCCTGCGTATAGTCGCCCCGGACACGGTCCTCGGCCCACACCTTTCCGCCATAATCGTCCACCAGCGTCTTCACCAGGCCGAGCCCCAGGCCGCTGATGATGCTCCGCCTGGACTTTTTCTCAAGCCTGCCGAAGATCTCGGCTTTTTTCATATCGCTGATCCCGGGGCCGTTATCTTCAAAGAATATCGTATAGTGATCGACGCCTTCCGCACGCACCTTGAGCACACTGACCCAGATCTCCAGCGTTCTGTCCGCTGGCGAATGCTTTACGGAGTTGCCGACGATGTTGGAGAACACGTCCCTGAGAAGGTCGTTCGCCATCACGTAGCAGCCTTCCGACGGCGTGTAATGGATAGTAATGTCCCTGCCGGGGATGTCGGAGTATTCTCCGACGACGCTGGCGAGCATGGCACAGGCGTCGACCATGCGCCGCTTCAGCCCGCCTTCCCGGGCGCTCTGGAGCTTCTTCACGTTCTTGATGAGCCTGGCGCTGTTATTCAGCGTATCGATGGGCTTTTCCAGCAGATACCGGTCGGCGGTCTCGAGCTTCCCGTCCTTATCCAGCTTTTCAATGGCGAGCTCCAGAAAGCCGAGGGCTACCTGGTTCATGTTGTTGATGTCGTGGCCCATCAGGTCGACGTATAGCTCCGCCTGAGACTTCGACTCCATCAGGGCATCCTTGGCCCGCTTGTTCAGGATGATGCGCCACACGCCGCTCATCAGGAGGGTTAATTGCCGCACGTCGGAGCGGTCATAATCAGTGTTCTTGTTGCCCACCTCGGCTACCGCCACGACCCGGGGCCCGTCGAAGACGGGTATCGCCAAAAAGCGCTTGAGCGGTATGTGCCCCTCGGGGAAACCCTTTTTACGATAGTGAGGTGCAGGATAATCGTTCAGTATGATAGGTTTTTTCGTGAATATTGGCTCCGCCCAGACGCCCCCGTCCTTCACGATGAAGGAGTGCGGCTT encodes:
- a CDS encoding sensor histidine kinase encodes the protein MHERMELEGKSRHELLNIIDRLERQLSEMKDRSDRVASSEEALRLDEARLEALLKLTLMADASEPEIADFALEEAVRLTRSEVGWMGALNEDDTVVLLYNFSSEARKECEVTGKPHSFIVKDGGVWAEPIFTKKPIILNDYPAPHYRKKGFPEGHIPLKRFLAIPVFDGPRVVAVAEVGNKNTDYDRSDVRQLTLLMSGVWRIILNKRAKDALMESKSQAELYVDLMGHDINNMNQVALGFLELAIEKLDKDGKLETADRYLLEKPIDTLNNSARLIKNVKKLQSAREGGLKRRMVDACAMLASVVGEYSDIPGRDITIHYTPSEGCYVMANDLLRDVFSNIVGNSVKHSPADRTLEIWVSVLKVRAEGVDHYTIFFEDNGPGISDMKKAEIFGRLEKKSRRSIISGLGLGLVKTLVDDYGGKVWAEDRVRGDYTQGTRFVVMLPAAR